One Bombilactobacillus folatiphilus genomic window, GGTGATTCAGGCTTATGTGGAAGATCAAATGGAGCAGTCATCGGAATCCAAAACAATGTTGCGCGTGATTAATGTTCACTATCCAAGTGGAGCAATGAAACATGAGAATCAAGTTGCTGTTTTACATCGTAATTTGTACGTCGATCAAGTAACTCATGAGACGGTTTATGGGACTTGGAGTATCGGTAATTTTGATGAATATCAGGTGCCGGTTGTCAAGGGTTATACGGCTAGTCAACCGTTAGTGCAAGGTGTCACGGTGATGAGTGCTGATGCAAGTTTGTCAACAATTGATATGTTATTAAAAGGGCAGTGCTATTTAGCGCTGCTCTTTTTGTCATCATTTGAACCACTTATTTTGATAACCCTCCATGACTTTGCGCTGTTTTCAGAAGATAGTATAATGTCATTAGTGAATTCAACTTAATTATATAAAGGAAGTTATCATATGCCGGAATTGCCAGAAGTGGAAACAGTTCGTCGGGAATTGAATCAGATGATTAAGGGGCAGACAATTACTGCAATTGATGTCCGTTATCCCAAAATTGTAGTCAATCCAATTGCCCAATTTAAGCAATTGTTGATAGGTCAAGAGTTGGTTGACGTTGGTCGGCGAGCCAAATATTTATTATTTCATTTTGGCGATGACTTGACGATGATTAGTCATTTGCGCATGGAAGGTAAATATCAAGTGCGCGATAATTTGCAAGATTTTGACAAGCACGTGCATGTGATTTTTACTTTGAGTGATGGCCGTTATTTGGGGTATCGGGACGTTCGCAAGTTTGGCCGGATGGAAGTTGTCCCCCGAACAGCAGAATTAACCACCAAGGGTATCGCTAAGCTGGGACCAGAACCCTTAACTCCAGCTTACACTTACGAAACTTTGGCGGATGGTTTGCAGCGTAAAAAGAAAAATATAAAAACGGTTTTGTTGGATCAACAAGTTGTTTCTGGTTTAGGCAATATTTATGTCGATGAAGTTTTGTGGCAAGCGCAAATTAATCCGGAAGAACCCGCTAACAATTTGACGACCGCGCAACTCACAGCTTTATATTCAGCAATTAATGACACGATTCAAGCCGCAATTGCGGCTGGTGGGACGACAATTCGTAGTTATGTGGATGCTGCGGGGAATCAAGGACAATTTCAGCTGCAATTAAGGGCTTATAAGCAGGATGGCAAGCCGTGTCAACGT contains:
- the mutM gene encoding bifunctional DNA-formamidopyrimidine glycosylase/DNA-(apurinic or apyrimidinic site) lyase — translated: MPELPEVETVRRELNQMIKGQTITAIDVRYPKIVVNPIAQFKQLLIGQELVDVGRRAKYLLFHFGDDLTMISHLRMEGKYQVRDNLQDFDKHVHVIFTLSDGRYLGYRDVRKFGRMEVVPRTAELTTKGIAKLGPEPLTPAYTYETLADGLQRKKKNIKTVLLDQQVVSGLGNIYVDEVLWQAQINPEEPANNLTTAQLTALYSAINDTIQAAIAAGGTTIRSYVDAAGNQGQFQLQLRAYKQDGKPCQRCGTTIEKIKVGGRGTHFCPHCQKLN